A genomic window from Glycine max cultivar Williams 82 chromosome 17, Glycine_max_v4.0, whole genome shotgun sequence includes:
- the LOC100500330 gene encoding Protein BUNDLE SHEATH DEFECTIVE 2, chloroplastic-like: MAHSLCFAPICSLKSSNRPGAVTGNSVTRKAFEMKEVCQNSEVPNFQSLKVKATEDNTTKSTKVRSIVCSDCDGNGAISCTQCKGTGVNSVDHFNGQFKAGGLCWLCRGKRDILCGSCNGAGFLGGIMSTFDD, translated from the exons ATGGCGCACTCTCTGTGTTTTGCTCCCATTTGTTCCTTGAAATCCTCAAACAGACCTG GGGCAGTTACCGGTAATTCGGTTACCCGAAAGGCTTTTGAGATGAAAGAGGTGTGTCAGAATTCTGAAGTTCCAAACTTTCAGTCCTTGAAGGTTAAG GCTACAGAAGATAACACTACAAAAAGCACAAAAGTTAGGAGCATTGTTTGTTCTGATTGTGATGGAAATG GTGCAATATCATGTACTCAATGCAAAGGTACTGGAGTTAATTCAGTAGATCACTTCAATGGACAATTTAAAGCCGGTGGATTGTGTTGGCTATGCAG GGGCAAAAGGGATATTTTATGTGGATCTTGTAATGGAGCTGGCTTTCTTGGTGGAATCATGAGCACATTTGATGATTAA
- the LOC100789638 gene encoding uncharacterized protein yields MASFAASAMGFRVLAFEPVFENLQRICEGVYFNRVADLVTVFEAAASDRVGNITVHKLVGRLDNSAISATGAKLAFKSNEEIAFKVRTVPLDEVIPKSERVLLLKIDVQGWEYHVLKGASKLLSRKGSQAPYLIYEEDECLLQASNSSAKEIRDFLHSVGYHDCTQHGTDAHCIKKD; encoded by the exons ATGGCGTCCTTCGCCGCCTCCGCTATGGGGTTTCGGGTTCTGGCTTTCGAGCCTGTGTTCGAGAATTTGCAGAGGATCTGTGAAGGGGTTTACTTCAATAGAGTTGCGGATTTGGTCACTGTCTTCGAGGCCGCTGCGTCGGATCGCGTTGGCAACATCACCGTTCACAag TTGGTTGGTAGGCTGGACAACAGTGCAATTTCTGCCACAGGTGCAAAGTTGGCATTTAAGTCGAATGAAGAGATAGCTTTTAAAGTACGGACCGTTCCTCTTGATGAAGTGATTCCAAAATCTGAGCGTGTGCTTCTGCTTAAAATAGATGTTCAGGGCTGGGAATATCACGTTCTTAAAGGAGCATCAAAGTTGCTCTCAAGGAAAGGAAGCCAAGCCCCATATCTCATATACGAAGAAGATGAGTGCTTATTACAGGCCAGTAATAGCAGTGCAAAAGAGATTCGAGACTTCCTCCATAGTGTGGGTTATCATGATTGCACCCAACATGGCACAGATGCACACTGCATCAAGAAGGATTGA
- the LOC100790174 gene encoding beta-glucuronosyltransferase GlcAT14B yields the protein METNNKQQQQKKKWFMPLVLSLLLSTLLILFSIFVSSDSSSLLYLYRTRGRLEEPRFVESKLRLSATSSSDSVPRIAYLISGSMGDGDTLKRTLKALYHPRNQYAVHLDLEASSQERLELANFVKNDPLFAEVGNVRMIVKANLVTYRGPTMVTNTLHAAAILLKEGGLWDWFINLSASDYPLITQDDLLHTLSSIPRHLNFIEHTSDIGWKEDQRAKPVIIDPALYSVNKSDLFWVTEKRNVPTAYKLFTGSAWMMLSRQFVEYLLWGWDNLPRIVLMYYANFLSSPEGYFHTVICNSEEFRNTTVNHDLHFISWDNPPKQHPHFLTIDNYEQMVDSNAPFARKFGRNEPLLDKIDNELLRRNEHGYVPGRWFDQANPNITKPYSAIRNITELKPGPGAERLKRLINGLLSSEDFHTKQCS from the exons ATGGAGACCAACAACAAACAACAGCAGCAGAAGAAGAAGTGGTTTATGCCACTGGTTCTGTCTCTACTACTGTCCACCCTGCTCATACTTTTTTCCATCTTCGTCTCCTCCGATTCCTCCTCTCTGCTCTACCTCTACCGTACACGTGGCAGACTCGAGGAGCCTCGTTTCGTGGAGTCAAAGCTGAGGCTGTCCGCCACGTCATCCAGCGATTCCGTTCCCAGGATCGCGTACCTGATCTCGGGGTCAATGGGCGATGGCGACACTCTGAAGAGAACCCTCAAGGCCCTTTACCATCCCAGGAACCAATACGCTGTGCACTTGGACCTCGAAGCTTCTTCTCAAGAAAGATTGGAGCTTGCAAACTTTGTGAAGAACGACCCTCTCTTTGCGGAAGTGGGCAATGTTAGGATGATTGTTAAGGCCAACTTGGTTACTTATAGAGGACCCACTATGGTCACTAATACCCTCCACGCTGCTGCCATTCTGTTAAAGGAAGGTGGACTCTGGGATTGGTTCATCAATCTCAGCGCTTCCGATTACCCTTTGATCACTCAAGATG ATCTGCTGCATACACTGTCATCAATTCCAAGACACCTTAACTTTATTGAGCACACCAGTGATATTGGCTGGAAGGA aGATCAGAGAGCCAAGCCTGTTATCATTGATCCAGCTCTTTATAGTGTCAATAAGTCTGATTTATTTTGGGTGACTGAGAAAAGAAATGTTCCCACCGCATATAAGCTGTTTACAG GTTCTGCATGGATGATGCTCTCTCGCCAATTTGTTGAATATTTGTTATGGGGATGGGATAACTTGCCTAGAATTGTCTTGATGTATTATGCCAACTTTCTATCCTCCCCTGAAGGGTATTTTCACACTGTCATCTGCAATTCTGAGGAGTTCCGAAACACTACTGTGAACCATGACCTCCACTTCATATCATGGGACAACCCTCCAAAACAACATCCACATTTCCTTACAATTGATAACTACGAGCAAATGGTTGACAGCAATGCTCCGTTTGCTCGAAAATTTGGCAGGAATGAACCACTCTTGGATAAGATTGATAATGAACTCTTGAGACGAAATGAACATGGTTATGTGCCTGGCAGGTGGTTCGACCAAGCAAATCCTAACATCACCAAACCATATTCTGCCATAAGAAATATCACTGAACTTAAGCCTGGCCCTGGAGCAGAAAGGCTTAAACGCCTTATCAATGGTTTGTTATCATCAGAAGATTTTCACACTAAGCAGTGTTCTTGA
- the LOC100815504 gene encoding triose-phosphate transporter family protein, translating into MAVSDGVVKKIVLSYTYVAIWIFLSFTVIVYNKYILDRKMYNWPYPISLTMIHMAFCSSLAYILVRVLKLVEPVSMSRDLYLKSVVPIGALYSLSLWFSNSAYIYLSVSFIQMLKALMPVAVYSIGVIFKKEAFKNETMANMVSISLGVAVAAYGEAKFDAWGVTLQLMAVAFEATRLVLIQILLNSKGISLNPITSLYYIAPCCLVFLSVPWIIMEYPSLRDNSSFHLDFAIFGTNSACAFALNLAVFLLVGKTSALTMNVAGVVKDWLLIAFSWSVIKDTVTPINLIGYGLAFLGVAYYNHCKLQALKASEAQKKALQADEEAGRLLEQKDGEGTGRKNDNQN; encoded by the coding sequence ATGGCGGTCTCCGACGGCGTCGTGAAGAAAATCGTCCTCTCCTACACCTACGTCGCGATATGGATCTTCCTCAGCTTCACGGTCATCGTGTACAACAAGTACATTCTGGATCGCAAGATGTACAACTGGCCCTACCCGATCTCGCTCACCATGATCCACATGGCGTTCTGCTCCTCCCTCGCGTACATTCTCGTTCGCGTCTTGAAGCTCGTTGAACCGGTTTCGATGTCGCGTGATCTCTACCTCAAATCCGTTGTTCCAATCGGTGCACTCTATTCACTTTCCCTCTGGTTTTCCAATTCCGCGTATATATACCTCTCTGTTTCGTTCATTCAGATGCTCAAGGCGCTTATGCCTGTCGCGGTTTATTCAATTGgtgttattttcaaaaaagaGGCCTTTAAGAACGAGACCATGGCGAACATGGTTTCCATCTCGCTCGGTGTAGCGGTTGCGGCTTACGGCGAAGCCAAATTCGATGCATGGGGTGTTACCCTGCAGCTTATGGCGGTTGCGTTTGAGGCAACACGGTTGGTTCTGATTCAAATTTTGCTCAATTCGAAGGGGATTTCGCTGAACCCTATCACCTCGCTTTACTACATTGCTCCCTGTTGCTTGGTGTTCTTGTCCGTGCCTTGGATTATCATGGAGTACCCTTCGTTGAGGGACAACTCTAGCTTCCATTTGGATTTCGCGATTTTCGGCACGAATTCGGCTTGTGCTTTCGCGTTGAACCTCGCAGTTTTCTTGCTGGTGGGAAAGACTTCGGCTTTGACAATGAATGTTGCTGGGGTGGTCAAGGATTGGCTTTTGATTGCGTTCTCTTGGTCTGTGATAAAGGACACTGTGACCCCGATTAACTTGATTGGTTACGGGTTGGCGTTTTTGGGGGTTGCGTATTATAATCATTGCAAGTTGCAGGCTTTGAAGGCTTCGGAGGCGCAGAAGAAGGCTCTGCAGGCTGATGAAGAGGCTGGGAGGTTGTTGGAGCAGAAGGATGGAGAAGGGACTGGAAGGAAGAACGACAACCAGAACTGA